The Streptomyces sp. NL15-2K genome contains a region encoding:
- a CDS encoding NAD-binding protein has translation MSGGPHDIVAGRLTVCAGGDEAVVERLRPVLAAYADPILPVAPVGAGQGVKLVDSALFAAQPGLIAEAARLGEELGVDESVLLAALGEGSAASRALAGAAARGSAHRFITGVREFLDKDLAVVRHLADESGARVGALQPVLAALDDALTEVPRA, from the coding sequence GTGAGCGGCGGGCCGCACGACATCGTGGCCGGGCGACTGACGGTCTGCGCCGGCGGAGACGAGGCCGTCGTCGAGCGGCTGCGCCCCGTGCTCGCGGCCTACGCCGACCCGATCCTGCCGGTCGCGCCCGTAGGCGCCGGGCAAGGCGTGAAGCTCGTCGACAGCGCACTGTTCGCGGCGCAGCCCGGGCTCATCGCGGAGGCGGCTCGGCTGGGCGAGGAGCTCGGCGTGGACGAGTCGGTGCTGCTGGCGGCGCTCGGCGAGGGCAGCGCGGCGAGCCGGGCCCTGGCGGGCGCCGCGGCACGAGGATCGGCCCATCGCTTCATCACCGGTGTCAGGGAGTTCCTGGACAAGGACCTCGCGGTGGTGCGGCACCTGGCGGACGAGTCCGGCGCGCGGGTCGGCGCCCTGCAGCCCGTGCTGGCGGCGCTCGACGACGCCCTCACCGAAGTCCCCCGCGCTTGA
- a CDS encoding NAD(P)-dependent oxidoreductase, producing the protein MATVGFIGLGNMGGALAVNLVQRGHHVVAHDAAGPGRLPAGAAFAKDVAEVARRARTVVFSLPDGQISEKVAREVAQTAGRRAGFVVDTSTVGVAAARRIAEVLAAEGIGYTDAPVSGGVAGARARTLTVMYAAPDGVCAAVEPVLADLSDRRRRVGDRQGMAQALKLANNFLSAAALAAASEAVAFGRAAGLDPELLLDVVNASSGRSGATEDKFPRHVLTGHYDSGFANSLMAKDVDLYLRTAAELDVPDEVGALVCALWRRFADAEPGADFTRVYPFIEAHGGIGNGGGRSLASPQSRE; encoded by the coding sequence GTGGCCACGGTCGGATTCATCGGGCTCGGCAACATGGGCGGTGCGCTCGCAGTCAACCTCGTGCAGCGCGGCCACCACGTCGTCGCGCACGACGCGGCAGGCCCGGGGCGGTTACCGGCGGGTGCCGCGTTCGCCAAGGACGTCGCCGAGGTGGCCCGCAGGGCACGGACGGTGGTGTTCTCGCTCCCCGACGGGCAGATCAGCGAGAAGGTCGCACGGGAGGTCGCTCAGACGGCGGGACGCCGTGCCGGATTCGTCGTGGACACCTCCACCGTCGGCGTCGCCGCGGCCCGCCGTATCGCGGAAGTCCTCGCGGCGGAGGGGATCGGCTACACCGACGCTCCCGTATCCGGCGGCGTGGCCGGGGCTCGCGCCCGGACGCTCACCGTCATGTACGCCGCCCCGGACGGCGTCTGCGCCGCGGTCGAGCCCGTGCTCGCCGATCTCAGCGACCGGCGCCGCAGGGTCGGCGACCGGCAGGGCATGGCGCAAGCGCTCAAGCTGGCCAACAACTTCCTTTCCGCCGCCGCGCTCGCCGCCGCCAGCGAAGCTGTCGCGTTCGGACGCGCCGCCGGCCTCGACCCGGAGCTGCTGCTGGACGTCGTCAATGCCTCCAGCGGCCGCAGCGGCGCCACCGAGGACAAGTTCCCCCGCCACGTGCTCACCGGCCACTACGACTCCGGGTTCGCCAACTCGCTGATGGCCAAGGACGTGGATCTGTACCTGCGGACCGCTGCGGAGCTGGACGTCCCGGACGAAGTCGGCGCGCTGGTCTGCGCGTTGTGGCGGCGGTTCGCGGACGCGGAGCCCGGCGCCGACTTCACGCGCGTCTATCCCTTCATCGAGGCGCACGGCGGCATCGGGAACGGGGGCGGCCGCAGCCTTGCCTCGCCACAGTCGCGAGAATAA
- a CDS encoding amidohydrolase family protein yields MPSRTLPFPLFDADNHLYETREALTRFLPKEYDGAIEYVDVRGRTKIAIRGQISEYIPNPTFDVVARPGAMEEYFKVGNPDGKTRREIFGEPMRAIPAFREPGPRLELLDELGIQRSLMFPTLASLIEERMKDDPELIHAVIHALNQWLHETWGFVYKDRIFTVPVITLPFVDKAIDELNWVVERGARAILVRPAPVPGVGGVTRSFALPEFDPFWKRVQETGVLVTFHSSDSGYANYANDWEGSTREFLPFKPNAFRQVNEWRPIEDAVSSMICHGMLSRFPELKIAVIEQGAAWVEPVLGRLADVYKKMPHEFQENPVDVFKRHIHISPFWEEDMAALGDLIGIERILFGSDYPHPEGLADPVTYVDFLGKLDDTDKAKVMGGNLARLMAP; encoded by the coding sequence ATGCCCTCGCGCACGCTGCCCTTTCCGCTCTTCGACGCTGACAACCACCTCTACGAGACCCGCGAGGCCCTGACCAGGTTCCTCCCGAAGGAGTACGACGGGGCGATCGAGTACGTCGACGTCCGCGGCCGCACCAAGATCGCCATTCGGGGGCAGATCAGCGAGTACATCCCGAACCCGACCTTCGACGTCGTCGCCCGTCCCGGCGCTATGGAGGAGTACTTCAAGGTCGGCAACCCCGACGGCAAGACCCGCCGGGAGATCTTCGGCGAGCCGATGCGCGCCATCCCCGCCTTCCGCGAGCCGGGCCCGCGGCTCGAGCTGCTGGACGAGCTCGGCATCCAGCGCTCGCTGATGTTCCCGACCCTCGCCAGCCTCATCGAGGAGCGGATGAAGGACGACCCGGAGCTCATCCACGCGGTCATCCACGCCCTCAACCAGTGGCTGCACGAGACCTGGGGCTTCGTCTACAAGGACCGCATCTTCACGGTGCCGGTGATCACGCTGCCGTTCGTGGACAAGGCGATCGACGAGCTGAACTGGGTGGTGGAACGCGGCGCCCGCGCGATCCTCGTGCGACCCGCGCCCGTGCCAGGGGTGGGCGGCGTCACCCGCTCCTTCGCCCTGCCCGAGTTCGACCCGTTCTGGAAGCGGGTGCAGGAGACCGGCGTCCTCGTGACCTTCCATTCCTCCGACAGCGGCTACGCCAACTACGCGAACGACTGGGAGGGCAGCACCCGCGAGTTCCTGCCGTTCAAGCCGAACGCCTTCCGGCAGGTGAACGAGTGGCGGCCGATCGAGGACGCGGTGTCCTCGATGATCTGCCACGGCATGCTTTCCCGCTTCCCCGAGCTGAAGATCGCGGTGATCGAGCAGGGAGCCGCGTGGGTGGAGCCGGTGCTGGGCCGGCTCGCGGATGTGTACAAGAAGATGCCGCACGAGTTCCAGGAGAATCCGGTCGACGTCTTCAAGCGGCACATCCACATCAGCCCGTTCTGGGAGGAGGACATGGCCGCCCTCGGCGACCTGATCGGCATCGAGCGGATCCTCTTCGGCTCCGACTACCCCCACCCGGAGGGCCTCGCCGACCCGGTGACGTACGTCGACTTTCTCGGCAAGCTCGACGACACCGACAAGGCCAAGGTCATGGGCGGCAACCTGGCCCGCCTGATGGCCCCGTGA
- a CDS encoding FadD3 family acyl-CoA ligase has translation MSGSRWRSIPELALSAADRFGDAEAVVDGGARLTFRELADRIRVAAGAYASELGIRKGDRVALWAPNSVEWIVAAFGLLAAGGVLVPVNTRFKDAEAHDIVRRSGAKAVLVEDGFLGREFTAPDGVPVVDVRSGFLAAGSPLERDVGEDDLADIIFTSGTTGRPKGVMTTHGQTLRLYDEWCDLAQLRRGDRYLMVNPYFHIFGYKAGLVASFLRGATMLPVAVFDPGTVLDLVERERVTVLPGPPTLYHALLAAPPGRDLSSLRVAVTGSADIPVELVRRITTELPFQHLMTGYGLTEAGTVTASRPGDPYEAVATTVGRPCEGFEVRIAEDGEVLVRGYAVMQGYLDDPAATAEAVDRDGWLHTGDLGELDEEGRLKIVGRKKDMFIVGGFNAYPAEIEGFLLEHPAVAQAAIIGVPDERMGQVGKAFVVARQQVTADELIAWSKKRMAGFKVPRYVEFRDALPLGATGKVLKNRLAAEEVAPQS, from the coding sequence GTGAGCGGGTCGAGGTGGCGCAGCATCCCTGAGCTGGCGCTCAGCGCCGCCGACCGGTTCGGTGACGCGGAGGCGGTCGTCGACGGGGGAGCGCGTCTCACCTTCCGTGAGCTGGCCGATCGCATAAGGGTGGCGGCCGGCGCCTACGCCTCGGAGCTCGGCATCCGCAAGGGCGACCGAGTGGCGCTGTGGGCGCCCAATTCCGTCGAGTGGATCGTCGCGGCTTTCGGGCTGCTGGCTGCCGGAGGCGTGCTGGTCCCGGTGAACACCCGGTTCAAGGACGCGGAGGCGCATGACATCGTGCGCCGCAGCGGGGCCAAGGCGGTGCTTGTCGAGGACGGCTTCCTCGGCCGCGAGTTCACGGCACCGGACGGTGTGCCGGTCGTCGACGTGCGGTCCGGTTTCCTCGCTGCCGGCAGTCCGCTGGAGCGGGATGTCGGCGAGGACGACCTCGCCGACATCATCTTCACCTCCGGGACCACGGGCCGGCCCAAGGGCGTCATGACCACCCACGGCCAGACGCTGCGCCTGTACGACGAGTGGTGCGACCTGGCCCAACTGCGCCGCGGCGACCGCTACCTGATGGTCAACCCGTACTTCCACATCTTCGGCTACAAAGCCGGACTGGTCGCCTCCTTCCTGCGCGGCGCGACCATGCTGCCGGTCGCCGTCTTCGACCCCGGCACGGTGCTCGACCTCGTGGAGCGCGAGCGCGTCACCGTACTGCCGGGGCCGCCCACGCTCTACCACGCGCTGCTCGCTGCCCCGCCGGGCCGGGACCTGTCGTCGCTGCGCGTCGCGGTCACCGGCTCCGCCGACATCCCCGTCGAACTGGTCCGCCGGATCACCACCGAACTCCCCTTCCAGCACCTGATGACCGGCTACGGCCTCACCGAGGCCGGCACCGTGACCGCGTCCCGCCCCGGCGACCCGTACGAGGCCGTCGCCACCACCGTCGGCCGCCCCTGCGAAGGCTTCGAAGTGCGCATCGCCGAGGACGGCGAGGTCCTCGTCCGCGGCTACGCCGTGATGCAGGGCTACCTCGACGACCCCGCCGCCACCGCCGAGGCCGTCGATCGCGACGGGTGGCTGCACACCGGCGACCTGGGGGAACTGGACGAGGAGGGCCGGCTGAAGATCGTCGGCCGGAAGAAGGACATGTTCATCGTCGGCGGCTTCAACGCCTACCCGGCGGAGATCGAGGGCTTCCTGCTCGAGCATCCGGCCGTGGCGCAGGCCGCCATCATCGGGGTGCCGGACGAGCGGATGGGGCAGGTCGGCAAGGCGTTCGTGGTGGCACGACAGCAGGTGACCGCCGACGAGCTGATCGCCTGGAGCAAGAAGCGGATGGCTGGGTTCAAGGTGCCCCGGTACGTCGAGTTCCGCGATGCGCTGCCGCTCGGGGCCACCGGCAAGGTGCTCAAGAACCGGCTGGCCGCCGAGGAGGTGGCACCGCAGTCATGA
- a CDS encoding methylmalonyl-CoA mutase family protein, which produces MTDADDVRTPSGLPLKPVYAADDVTRQPPAPGAYPFTRGNFPTGYRGRKWTRRQYSGFGTAEESNRRYRYLLDQGSTGLSVALDLPTQCGYDSDDPEYGDEVGRVGVAVDTLADAEILFDAIPLDEVSTSFTINGTAAILLALYVAAAEKRGIPRAKLTGTIQNDILKEYASRGTWIWPPEPSLRLIADTIEFCADQVPRFNAISVAGAHFRDAGANAVQEMAFTLADGVTYCQTVLERGRMTIDDFAPQISFFFYTHGDFFEEIAKYRAGRRRWASIVRDRFGATTDKACMFRFGCVAGGASLYAPQARNNTVRVAYEALASVLGGVQSMFTAAWDEPFALPSEESATLALRTQQILAEETGVAAVADPLGGSYFVEALTDATEAKVIEIMDDLEHHGGMVRAIEDGYLQGLIADEAYRTHQDIESGARPVVGVNRFTTDEPAPDIATYELDAAGRERQLKRLARVKAERSAAGVRRTLEALRRAADMPDVNLMPPLVDCAAAYCTVGEMSDVLRAAWGEFRQPVVF; this is translated from the coding sequence ATGACCGATGCCGACGACGTGCGTACCCCGTCCGGCCTGCCGCTGAAGCCCGTCTACGCAGCGGACGACGTCACCCGGCAGCCGCCCGCGCCCGGTGCGTACCCCTTCACCCGCGGCAATTTCCCGACCGGCTACCGGGGCCGGAAGTGGACCCGCCGCCAGTACTCCGGCTTCGGCACGGCGGAGGAGTCCAACCGCCGCTACCGCTACCTGCTGGACCAGGGCTCGACCGGCCTGTCCGTGGCCCTCGACCTGCCCACCCAGTGCGGCTACGACTCCGACGACCCGGAGTACGGGGACGAGGTGGGCCGGGTCGGCGTGGCCGTGGACACCCTCGCCGACGCCGAGATCCTCTTCGACGCGATCCCGCTCGACGAGGTCAGCACCAGCTTCACCATCAACGGCACCGCCGCGATCCTCCTCGCCCTGTACGTGGCCGCCGCCGAAAAGCGCGGCATCCCGCGCGCAAAGCTCACCGGCACCATCCAGAACGACATTCTCAAGGAGTACGCCTCGCGCGGCACCTGGATCTGGCCGCCGGAGCCGTCGCTGCGGCTGATCGCCGACACCATCGAGTTCTGCGCCGACCAGGTGCCCCGCTTCAACGCCATCTCGGTGGCCGGCGCCCACTTCCGCGACGCCGGGGCCAACGCCGTACAGGAGATGGCGTTCACCCTGGCCGACGGCGTGACCTACTGCCAGACGGTCCTGGAACGCGGGCGGATGACCATCGACGACTTCGCCCCGCAGATCTCCTTCTTCTTCTATACGCACGGCGATTTCTTCGAGGAGATCGCCAAGTACCGGGCCGGGCGCAGGCGGTGGGCGAGCATCGTCCGCGACCGCTTCGGTGCGACGACCGACAAGGCGTGCATGTTCCGCTTCGGCTGCGTGGCCGGCGGCGCGTCGCTGTACGCCCCGCAGGCCCGCAACAACACCGTGCGCGTCGCCTACGAGGCCCTGGCCTCCGTGCTCGGCGGCGTCCAGTCGATGTTCACCGCGGCCTGGGACGAGCCGTTCGCGCTGCCCAGCGAGGAGTCAGCGACGCTCGCGCTGCGCACCCAGCAGATCCTGGCCGAGGAGACGGGTGTTGCCGCCGTCGCCGATCCGCTCGGTGGCTCGTACTTCGTCGAGGCGCTCACGGACGCGACCGAAGCGAAGGTGATCGAGATCATGGACGATCTGGAGCACCACGGCGGCATGGTCCGCGCCATCGAGGACGGCTACCTGCAGGGCCTCATCGCCGACGAGGCGTATCGCACGCACCAGGACATCGAGTCCGGCGCCCGCCCGGTGGTCGGCGTCAACCGGTTCACCACCGACGAGCCGGCCCCCGACATCGCCACGTACGAACTCGACGCCGCAGGACGCGAGCGCCAGCTGAAGCGGCTCGCCCGGGTCAAGGCCGAGCGCAGCGCCGCCGGCGTGCGGCGCACGCTGGAAGCACTGCGGCGGGCTGCTGACATGCCGGACGTGAACCTCATGCCGCCGCTGGTGGACTGCGCCGCCGCGTACTGCACCGTCGGGGAGATGTCCGACGTGCTGCGGGCGGCGTGGGGCGAGTTCCGGCAGCCGGTGGTGTTCTGA
- a CDS encoding cobalamin B12-binding domain-containing protein, protein MGARILIAKPGLDGHDRGAKIVARSLRDAGFEVVFTGIRQRVPDIVATAVQEDVALIGLSILSGAHIALTTRTVEGLRAARAGDIAVVVGGSIPASDIRRLHKAGAAAVFPTGTPLDEIVTDIRRLTAATDRS, encoded by the coding sequence ATGGGCGCCCGCATACTCATCGCCAAGCCCGGGCTCGACGGCCACGACCGTGGCGCGAAGATCGTCGCGCGGTCGCTGCGGGACGCCGGCTTCGAGGTCGTCTTCACCGGCATCCGGCAGCGGGTGCCCGACATCGTCGCCACCGCCGTGCAGGAGGACGTCGCCCTCATCGGGCTGAGCATCCTCTCCGGCGCGCACATCGCCCTGACGACCCGCACCGTCGAGGGACTGCGCGCCGCCCGCGCCGGCGACATCGCCGTCGTCGTGGGCGGCTCGATTCCCGCCTCGGACATCCGCCGCCTGCACAAGGCGGGCGCGGCGGCCGTGTTTCCGACCGGCACCCCCCTGGACGAGATCGTGACCGACATCCGCCGGCTGACCGCCGCCACCGACCGATCGTGA
- a CDS encoding TIGR03564 family F420-dependent LLM class oxidoreductase, whose product MRIGVMTGPERGDSARKAARMLDDARWAEEAGFDTVWVPQVPTDFDALTAIALMGTVTTRIELGTAVVPVHAQHPIALARQALSAHAAAQGRLALGVGASHHWIVRDMLGLPYEKPAAYLRDYLEVLGTGVSGASSVDVTNERFTVHNPLGLAPVAPLPVLVAALGPVMLRIAGERADGTVLWMADERAVAEHVAPRITKAAAAAGRPAPRIVAGIPVCLCEPSRVDEARERANRILGEAEISPNYQRLLEYGDARDVGDLCAAGDEEAIVARFKRFADAGVTDLSVRLLPIGEGREQLVASKLRTRDAVAAIAREFR is encoded by the coding sequence ATGCGTATCGGAGTGATGACCGGCCCGGAGCGGGGCGACAGCGCGCGTAAGGCCGCCCGGATGCTCGACGACGCGCGCTGGGCCGAGGAGGCCGGCTTCGACACCGTGTGGGTGCCGCAGGTGCCCACGGACTTCGATGCGCTCACCGCCATCGCCCTGATGGGCACGGTGACCACGCGCATCGAACTCGGCACGGCCGTCGTGCCCGTACACGCCCAGCATCCGATCGCCCTCGCCCGGCAGGCGCTGTCCGCGCACGCCGCGGCCCAGGGCCGGCTCGCGCTGGGCGTCGGCGCCTCGCACCACTGGATCGTGCGCGACATGCTGGGCCTGCCGTACGAGAAGCCCGCCGCCTATCTGCGCGACTACCTCGAGGTCCTGGGTACGGGCGTGAGCGGGGCGAGCTCGGTGGACGTGACCAACGAGCGCTTCACCGTGCACAATCCGCTGGGCCTCGCCCCCGTCGCCCCGCTGCCCGTCCTGGTGGCCGCGCTAGGTCCGGTCATGCTGCGCATCGCGGGGGAGCGGGCCGACGGCACCGTGCTGTGGATGGCGGACGAGCGGGCCGTCGCCGAGCACGTCGCGCCACGTATCACCAAGGCCGCTGCCGCGGCCGGGCGGCCGGCCCCGCGCATCGTCGCCGGCATCCCGGTGTGCCTGTGCGAGCCGTCCCGCGTCGACGAGGCCCGCGAGCGGGCCAACCGCATCCTGGGCGAGGCGGAGATATCGCCCAACTACCAGCGCCTGTTGGAGTACGGGGATGCCCGCGACGTCGGCGACCTGTGCGCGGCGGGGGATGAGGAGGCGATCGTGGCCCGCTTCAAGCGCTTCGCTGATGCCGGTGTGACGGATCTGTCGGTGCGGCTGCTGCCGATCGGGGAGGGGCGGGAGCAGCTGGTGGCGTCCAAACTGCGGACACGGGACGCGGTGGCGGCGATCGCGCGGGAGTTCCGGTGA
- a CDS encoding CoA transferase, with the protein MRDPVRDGDPVRCGSASGAADARDRTGPLAGLRVLEVGHILAGPYATMLLADLGAEVTKVEPSGGDLSRQVSDAYFASLNRGKRSVRLDLTTPAGQARLHDMARDAHALLVNLKPSAVRRLGLTYEALAPVNDRLVCVAVTGYGLDGADEPAFDYAIQAATGVAALTGDPDGPPQLPGYSAADNSAGLTAALGLLAQVHSGRGGQVEVTLRDVMLSQLNYRASAWLNEGTAPQRRAGGAHSYYVPAQLFPTADGHLALFITHDTFWRAFATEADVDQPAFATMAERSARREEVVAAVTKALSADTALGWEARLRPLGVAAAAVRTLPEALAADPSVIVQAGRFRLIGSPIRVAGHTPSYADPPRLGEHEEAT; encoded by the coding sequence GTGAGGGATCCGGTCCGGGACGGGGATCCGGTGCGGTGCGGTTCGGCCTCCGGCGCTGCGGACGCCCGTGACCGGACCGGCCCACTGGCCGGGCTGCGCGTCCTGGAGGTCGGCCACATCCTCGCAGGCCCGTACGCGACCATGCTCCTCGCCGACCTCGGCGCCGAGGTCACCAAGGTCGAACCGTCGGGCGGCGACCTCTCCCGCCAGGTCTCCGACGCGTACTTCGCCAGCCTCAACCGGGGCAAGCGCTCCGTCCGTCTCGACCTGACCACCCCTGCCGGCCAGGCCCGCCTGCACGACATGGCCCGCGACGCCCACGCCCTGCTGGTGAACCTCAAACCCTCCGCCGTCCGCCGCCTCGGCCTCACCTACGAGGCCCTCGCCCCGGTCAACGACCGCCTGGTCTGCGTGGCCGTCACCGGCTACGGCCTCGACGGCGCCGACGAGCCCGCCTTCGACTACGCCATCCAGGCCGCCACCGGGGTCGCCGCCCTGACCGGCGACCCCGACGGGCCGCCCCAACTCCCCGGCTACTCGGCCGCCGACAACTCCGCGGGCCTGACCGCCGCTCTCGGCCTCCTCGCGCAGGTGCACTCCGGACGCGGCGGCCAGGTCGAGGTGACCTTGCGGGACGTCATGCTCTCCCAGCTCAACTACCGCGCCTCCGCCTGGCTCAACGAGGGCACGGCCCCGCAGCGCCGGGCGGGCGGCGCGCACTCGTATTACGTACCGGCACAGCTCTTCCCCACGGCCGACGGCCACCTGGCGCTGTTCATCACCCACGACACCTTCTGGCGCGCCTTCGCCACCGAGGCCGACGTGGACCAACCGGCCTTCGCGACCATGGCCGAGCGCTCGGCCCGCCGCGAGGAGGTGGTGGCCGCCGTCACCAAGGCGCTGTCGGCGGACACCGCACTCGGCTGGGAAGCCAGACTCCGTCCGCTCGGGGTCGCCGCCGCGGCGGTACGCACCCTGCCGGAGGCCTTGGCCGCGGACCCCTCCGTGATCGTCCAGGCCGGCCGATTCCGCCTGATCGGGAGCCCGATCCGGGTAGCCGGCCACACGCCGTCGTACGCAGACCCGCCACGTCTCGGCGAACACGAGGAGGCCACATGA
- a CDS encoding dihydrodipicolinate reductase yields the protein MIRVVQWATGTIGARALRAVIEHPQLDLAGVHVTGEDKAGADAGALCGLPPTGIHATTDPKQILALGADCILHMPRVLDVDELCTLLESGADVVTTCGALHHPPSMDPDVRARIAAACTRGGTAVHATGSSPGFITEALPLTLASIQRRLDRLAISEYADLSQRPSPEMLFDHMGFGRAAEGPDPRRLAHMRASFGPSLRLLGDALGLRLDAVEATGDVATARTDTRIAAGVIEAGGVAAQRTTVAAMHAGRPVLSFTATWYCTSDLNPAWELRPTGWHIAVDGDAPLDIDLRFPIPLERMADISPGYTANRAVNAIPAVVAAPPGIHSTLDLPHLVSALRES from the coding sequence ATGATCCGCGTCGTCCAGTGGGCCACCGGCACCATTGGCGCCCGAGCCCTGCGCGCCGTCATCGAACACCCGCAGCTGGACCTGGCCGGCGTCCATGTCACGGGCGAGGACAAGGCCGGCGCGGACGCGGGCGCCCTCTGCGGCCTGCCCCCGACCGGCATCCACGCGACCACGGACCCCAAGCAGATCCTCGCCCTGGGCGCCGACTGCATCCTGCACATGCCCCGCGTCCTCGACGTCGACGAGCTGTGCACCCTCCTCGAATCGGGCGCCGACGTCGTCACCACCTGCGGCGCCCTCCACCACCCGCCGAGCATGGACCCGGACGTACGTGCCCGCATCGCGGCGGCGTGCACCCGGGGCGGCACCGCCGTCCACGCGACCGGCAGCAGCCCCGGCTTCATCACCGAGGCGCTGCCGCTGACGCTCGCCTCGATCCAGCGCCGCCTCGACCGCCTGGCCATCTCGGAGTACGCCGATCTGTCGCAGCGCCCCTCACCGGAGATGCTCTTCGACCACATGGGGTTCGGCCGCGCCGCCGAGGGACCCGACCCCCGCCGGCTGGCCCATATGCGGGCGAGCTTCGGCCCGTCGCTGCGGCTGCTGGGCGACGCGCTCGGGCTCCGTCTCGATGCGGTGGAGGCCACTGGCGACGTGGCGACCGCGCGCACAGACACTCGCATCGCCGCGGGCGTCATCGAGGCCGGCGGCGTCGCCGCACAGCGCACCACCGTGGCCGCCATGCACGCCGGCCGCCCGGTGCTGAGCTTCACCGCCACCTGGTATTGCACCTCGGACCTGAACCCCGCCTGGGAGCTGCGCCCCACCGGCTGGCACATCGCGGTGGACGGCGACGCCCCACTCGACATCGACCTGCGCTTCCCCATCCCACTGGAGCGGATGGCCGACATCTCCCCGGGATACACCGCCAATCGTGCGGTCAACGCGATCCCGGCAGTGGTCGCCGCCCCGCCGGGCATCCATTCGACGCTTGATCTCCCGCATCTGGTCAGCGCCCTGCGGGAGTCCTAG
- a CDS encoding TIGR03564 family F420-dependent LLM class oxidoreductase, whose protein sequence is MRIGLTGGAATPDKLVRQAQRAEADGFTSLWYASTVLGDPLTPMARAGRATSTIELGTAVLQTYPCHPLLQANRAASAAATMGRPGLTLGIGPSHEALIRGVYGLSYDRPGQSTEEYVRILTALLHGEEVDFAGEEWTTRSAGGRMTATGQPPVPVLLSALSPRMLRVAGQYADGTVLWMAPARAVGEHIAPRLTAAAEAAGRPAPRIVAGLPVVVHDDTAEARAAVAATSGTYAGMPSYQRILDIGGADSPADAAIVGNEESVGKQLKSLLDAGATDIWAAIVPAGPDPAASVRRTRDLLRGAAASPH, encoded by the coding sequence ATGCGCATCGGCCTGACCGGCGGCGCGGCGACGCCGGACAAGCTGGTCCGGCAGGCGCAGCGCGCCGAGGCGGACGGCTTCACCTCGCTCTGGTACGCCTCGACCGTGCTGGGCGATCCACTGACACCCATGGCACGCGCCGGCCGCGCGACGTCGACGATCGAGCTGGGCACGGCGGTGCTGCAGACCTACCCGTGCCATCCGCTGCTGCAGGCCAACCGGGCCGCCTCCGCCGCCGCCACGATGGGCCGCCCCGGCCTCACCCTCGGCATCGGGCCGTCGCACGAGGCCCTGATCCGCGGCGTGTACGGCCTGTCGTACGACCGCCCCGGCCAGAGCACTGAGGAATACGTCCGCATCCTCACCGCCCTGCTGCACGGCGAGGAGGTCGACTTCGCGGGCGAGGAGTGGACGACGCGGAGCGCGGGCGGCCGGATGACGGCCACCGGCCAACCACCCGTGCCCGTCCTTCTGTCGGCCCTTTCTCCCCGCATGCTGCGCGTCGCCGGCCAGTACGCCGACGGCACCGTGCTGTGGATGGCGCCCGCGCGGGCGGTCGGAGAACACATCGCGCCGCGCCTGACCGCCGCCGCCGAGGCGGCAGGGCGCCCGGCCCCGCGGATCGTCGCGGGGCTGCCGGTGGTGGTGCACGACGACACGGCCGAGGCGCGGGCGGCGGTCGCGGCGACCTCAGGAACGTACGCGGGCATGCCCAGCTACCAGCGCATCCTGGACATCGGCGGCGCCGATTCTCCCGCGGACGCGGCGATCGTGGGCAATGAGGAATCGGTGGGCAAGCAACTGAAGTCGCTGCTGGACGCGGGCGCGACGGACATCTGGGCGGCGATCGTCCCGGCGGGGCCGGATCCGGCGGCATCGGTGCGCCGCACCCGCGACCTGTTGCGGGGGGCCGCGGCGAGTCCTCACTGA
- a CDS encoding nuclear transport factor 2 family protein, whose amino-acid sequence MTTPEHEALRRDVRYLKDRTEILDCIARHARGCDRHDADLVTGTYHADGTDEHGSTINSGPGYAGWANAVHAATSRVHTHNITTHSCDIDGDTAHCESYVIVILLGTDDRTAQFISGRYLDRLERRDGHWRIAVRRSTVEVMFTADASVLRSTTFRDQGYLKGTRDLDDLSYARPLLPDAPAPARWNTGGGTCASA is encoded by the coding sequence ATGACAACCCCCGAGCACGAAGCGCTGCGCCGGGACGTCCGGTATCTCAAGGACCGCACCGAGATCCTCGACTGCATTGCCCGCCACGCCCGCGGCTGCGACCGCCACGACGCGGACCTCGTCACGGGCACATACCATGCGGACGGCACCGACGAGCACGGTTCGACGATCAACTCAGGACCCGGATATGCCGGTTGGGCCAACGCGGTCCACGCCGCCACCTCCCGCGTCCACACCCACAACATCACCACCCACTCCTGCGACATCGACGGCGACACCGCGCACTGCGAGAGCTACGTGATCGTCATCCTCCTCGGCACCGACGACCGCACGGCGCAGTTCATCAGCGGCCGCTATCTCGACCGGCTGGAGCGTCGCGACGGCCATTGGCGGATCGCGGTGCGCCGCTCGACGGTCGAGGTGATGTTCACCGCCGATGCTTCGGTCCTGCGGTCGACGACCTTCCGCGACCAGGGATATCTCAAGGGAACTCGCGACTTGGACGACCTTTCGTACGCCCGGCCCCTGCTGCCGGACGCACCCGCACCCGCCCGCTGGAACACAGGAGGTGGCACATGCGCATCGGCCTGA